The genomic window CTTGATAGGTCTGAATCCCTAATTCTTTACGCAATACTTCGGCACGCCCAGGCCCTACACCTTTCAGATAATCAATGGGAGTTTGAAGTAATGTGTTTTGCATCAATCCACTTTAATACGTTAGTAAATTACTCACTTCATTTTTTAAATACGCTAAGGCAGCATTGCTTGGTGATGGCATATCCATCGATTTTGTGAGGACTAATTCGCGAAATTTATCAGCGGATTCGGCGCTGTTTGAAATGTCACAATTTCTAATAAATTGAATGGTCGTGTTTTTAGCGGTTAAAATGATGTTCCAACATTCTTCCGACAAATAGATTTGCTGAGCTAAATTATGCTCAAACTCTTGTTCGATATTCTGAATCAGTAACTGCTCATAATCTTCCTTTCGTTGAGAAATAGGTTGAATTCTAATGAGTAAATTATTGGGAGCCATACGCTCCAAAACCAACGCCAAACGCTCATACGCCTGAAGTTTTACAGGAAGCACTTCTTTTTGAAGCGATTTATGAAGGATATAGTGACGTCTTTTACTTTCGTTGTTGGTGTACTCTTTGAAAAATAAATACGCAATCGCACCTGTTATAAGGGCTGGAATGCAATACATGATAAGGCTATAAAACTCAATTTCCATTTAAATGTGTGATGTGTTGATTAATAAATGCCAAGTTAATAATTTCCTTCAATATAAAAGCAAAAATTAATGTCTTCAAACGCTTTTAGTAACTTCCCTAGAATTGTTTATAATTTATAGGACTTCCTTTTAAAAATACGAATTACATTCCTTAATTTCACGTCTTAGAAAAAACGAAATTTGAAACAATATTTAAGTCAACTTAACGAGGCACAATTAGCGCCCACCCTTCAAAAAGAAGGACCAATGATTATCATCGCAGGTGCAGGTTCTGGAAAAACCAGAGTCCTCACCTACCGCATCGCCTATTTGATGAGCGAAGGTGTGGATCCTTTTAATATTTTATCCCTCACTTTTACCAACAAGGCGGCTCGTGAAATGAAAACACGTATTTCTTCGATTGTAGGAGATAGCGAAGCGAAAAACCTGTGGATGGGAACCTTTCACTCTGTATTTGCAAAAATATTACGTATTGAAGCCGATAAATTGGGCTACCCTTCCAATTTTACGATTTATGACACACAAGATTCGCAACGCTTAATTTCTTCGATTATAAAGGAGAAAAAACTGGATAAAGACATCTATAAATACAAGCAAGTCCAATCTCGAATCTCCTCCTATAAAAACAGTTTGATTACGGTCAAAGCCTATTTTCAAAATCCCGATCTGAAGGAAGCGGATGTCATGGCAAAACGCCCCGAAATGGGCGAGATTTATAAAGAATATGTATCCCGTTGTTTCAAAGCGGGTGCGATGGATTTTGATGATTTATTACTCAAAACCAACGAATTAATCACACGATTCCCTGAAGTGTTGGCAAAATATCAAGATCGTTTTCGGTATATTTTAGTGGATGAGTATCAAGATACAAACCACTCTCAATATTTAATTGTACGAGCACTTTCGGACCGTTTCCAAAACATTTGTGTTGTGGGAGATGATGCCCAAAGTATTTATGCATTTCGAGGAGCGAACATCAATAATATCTTAAATTTTCAAAAGGATTATGACAATGTAAAAATGTTCCGATTGGAGCAGAATTACCGTTCGACAAAAAACATTGTGAATGCTGCCAATTCTATTATTGAAAAAAATCAAACCAAGCTAGAAAAAGTAGTTTGGACGGCGAATGAAGAAGGTCCCAAAATTATTGTCAACCGATCATTAACGGATGGTGACGAAGGGCGTTATATTGCCAGTACTATCTTTGAAAACAAGATGCAAAACCAAGCCAAGAATGGTGATTTTGCCGTACTGTATCGTACCAATGCACAATCGCGATCGATTGAAGATGCCTTGAGAAAACGAGGTTTGGAATATCGGATTTACGGAGGCTTGTCCTTTTATCAACGAAAAGAAATAAAAGATGTCCTCTCCTATTTGAGAATTATCATCAATCCTTCAGATGAAGAGGCTTTAAAACGGATCATTAATTTTCCTGGGCGAGGGATTGGTCAAACAACGATTGACCGTCTAATTGTATCTGCCAATGAACATAATAAAACCATTTTTGAAATTCTAAAACACCTTCATGAGCTTCCCATAAACATCAATGCGGGGACTAAAACCAAACTGCAAAACTTTACAACGATGATTGAAAGTTTTAAGGTGATGAGTCA from Formosa sp. Hel1_33_131 includes these protein-coding regions:
- a CDS encoding ATP-dependent helicase codes for the protein MKQYLSQLNEAQLAPTLQKEGPMIIIAGAGSGKTRVLTYRIAYLMSEGVDPFNILSLTFTNKAAREMKTRISSIVGDSEAKNLWMGTFHSVFAKILRIEADKLGYPSNFTIYDTQDSQRLISSIIKEKKLDKDIYKYKQVQSRISSYKNSLITVKAYFQNPDLKEADVMAKRPEMGEIYKEYVSRCFKAGAMDFDDLLLKTNELITRFPEVLAKYQDRFRYILVDEYQDTNHSQYLIVRALSDRFQNICVVGDDAQSIYAFRGANINNILNFQKDYDNVKMFRLEQNYRSTKNIVNAANSIIEKNQTKLEKVVWTANEEGPKIIVNRSLTDGDEGRYIASTIFENKMQNQAKNGDFAVLYRTNAQSRSIEDALRKRGLEYRIYGGLSFYQRKEIKDVLSYLRIIINPSDEEALKRIINFPGRGIGQTTIDRLIVSANEHNKTIFEILKHLHELPININAGTKTKLQNFTTMIESFKVMSQTMNAFDLAENVCKASGLIQEFKKDGTPEGITRLENIEELLNGIKDFVEGQQELADSTGSIAEFLEDVALATDLDNEEGDDSDKVALMTIHLAKGLEFPYVYIVGLEEDLFPSAMSMSTREELEEERRLFYVALTRAEKQAYLTYALSRYRWGKLVDSEPSRFIEEIDEQYLEIVTPKEERRFNPMLSADIFGDVDPNTVRYKKPAYMKAKPKVQEKFQISTPKNLKKVSETKPNTNLFDNKLIVGDVVNHQRFGKGNVLSIEGKAADLKAEIKFETGGVKKLLLRFAKLEIIS
- a CDS encoding DUF7935 family protein produces the protein MEIEFYSLIMYCIPALITGAIAYLFFKEYTNNESKRRHYILHKSLQKEVLPVKLQAYERLALVLERMAPNNLLIRIQPISQRKEDYEQLLIQNIEQEFEHNLAQQIYLSEECWNIILTAKNTTIQFIRNCDISNSAESADKFRELVLTKSMDMPSPSNAALAYLKNEVSNLLTY